A genome region from Pseudodesulfovibrio alkaliphilus includes the following:
- the iorA gene encoding indolepyruvate ferredoxin oxidoreductase subunit alpha, producing MAHSLLADTPGHIDLLLGNEAIVRGAVEAGLQVATCYPGTPSSEVPDTLFRLSPEAGYSFEYSVNEKVALEVAGGATLAGAMTLCTMKHVGVNVAADPLMTLCYTGTPGGLLLLSADDPGCHSSQNEQDNRYYARLACMPVLEPTTAQEAKDMTRDGLLLSKKHGAPFMLRTTTRVNHLRGPVEFGPAPAPGKPDGFQRNPSKFVPIPAFSRPMHVALLERLEALRQEAENSPYNTVTGNGPLGIVCSSISRAYVADALTQSGLTDKVRVLGLGFSHPLPETLCLDFLSGVSKVLVVEELEPILENDLRALAQKNALNVEILGKNVLPRCNEFTVTMVEDAIRTLTGDPAPVRNACQPAALPMRPPNLCAGCPHRGTYFAARKVFGDDAIYSSDIGCYTLGLLPPLQAADFLLCMGSSISAGGGAALASGKAVVAFIGDSTYFHSGLTGVANAVFNKHNVLIVVLDNRTTAMTGHQPHPGVDKTILGDNESRLDIEASVRGLGVTEVREVNPFNQKKTQAALEELKAMKGVRVLIAKEPCPLFTRRVYKKVAPQVAYVAESCTGRFECLDTLACPAMYRDGDRAAVNPILCNGCMLCLQVCGHIKAKKRGS from the coding sequence ATGGCACATTCCCTCCTGGCCGACACCCCCGGCCACATAGACCTTCTGCTCGGCAACGAGGCCATCGTCCGCGGAGCGGTCGAGGCCGGCCTGCAAGTGGCCACCTGCTACCCCGGCACCCCATCTTCCGAGGTGCCCGACACCCTTTTCCGGCTCTCGCCCGAAGCCGGGTATTCCTTCGAGTACTCGGTCAACGAAAAGGTCGCCCTTGAAGTGGCAGGAGGCGCGACCCTGGCCGGAGCGATGACCCTGTGCACCATGAAGCATGTCGGGGTCAACGTGGCCGCCGACCCGCTCATGACCCTGTGCTACACAGGCACCCCGGGGGGCCTGCTCCTGCTCTCGGCCGACGACCCCGGCTGCCATTCGAGCCAGAACGAACAGGACAACCGCTACTACGCACGGCTGGCGTGCATGCCTGTCCTCGAACCGACCACGGCCCAGGAGGCCAAGGACATGACCCGCGACGGGTTGCTCCTGAGCAAAAAACACGGCGCACCCTTCATGCTGCGCACCACCACCAGGGTCAACCACCTGCGCGGCCCGGTGGAGTTCGGCCCGGCGCCCGCTCCGGGCAAACCCGACGGCTTTCAGCGCAACCCCTCGAAATTCGTCCCCATCCCGGCCTTTTCCCGGCCCATGCACGTGGCCCTGCTGGAGCGGCTCGAAGCCTTGCGCCAGGAAGCAGAGAACTCTCCCTACAACACCGTCACCGGCAACGGCCCGCTGGGCATCGTCTGTTCGAGCATCAGCCGCGCCTATGTGGCCGACGCCCTGACCCAATCAGGCCTGACCGACAAGGTTCGGGTGCTTGGACTCGGCTTCAGCCACCCCCTGCCCGAGACCCTGTGTCTCGACTTCCTCTCGGGTGTCTCCAAGGTGCTCGTGGTGGAGGAGCTGGAACCCATTCTCGAAAACGACCTGCGGGCACTGGCCCAGAAAAACGCGTTGAACGTCGAAATTCTGGGCAAGAACGTGCTGCCCCGCTGTAATGAATTCACGGTGACCATGGTCGAGGACGCCATCCGCACCCTGACCGGCGACCCCGCTCCGGTGCGTAACGCCTGCCAGCCCGCCGCCCTGCCCATGCGGCCGCCCAATCTCTGCGCAGGCTGTCCCCATCGCGGCACCTACTTCGCGGCCCGCAAGGTCTTTGGCGACGACGCCATCTATTCCTCCGACATCGGCTGCTACACCCTGGGGCTGCTGCCCCCCCTCCAGGCGGCCGACTTCCTGCTGTGCATGGGCTCGTCCATCTCGGCGGGCGGCGGGGCGGCCCTGGCCTCGGGAAAGGCCGTGGTGGCCTTCATCGGCGACTCCACCTACTTCCACTCGGGCCTTACCGGCGTGGCCAACGCCGTGTTCAACAAGCACAACGTGCTCATCGTGGTGCTGGACAACCGGACCACGGCCATGACCGGCCATCAACCGCATCCGGGCGTGGACAAGACCATCCTCGGCGACAACGAATCACGGCTGGACATTGAGGCATCGGTGCGCGGGCTCGGCGTGACCGAGGTGCGCGAAGTCAACCCCTTCAACCAGAAGAAGACTCAGGCCGCCCTTGAGGAACTCAAGGCCATGAAGGGCGTACGGGTGCTCATCGCCAAGGAGCCGTGCCCGCTGTTCACCCGCCGGGTCTACAAGAAGGTCGCGCCCCAGGTGGCCTATGTGGCGGAAAGCTGCACCGGCCGATTCGAGTGTCTGGACACCCTGGCCTGCCCGGCCATGTACCGCGACGGCGACCGAGCTGCGGTCAATCCCATCCTGTGCAACGGCTGCATGCTCTGTCTGCAGGTCTGTGGGCACATCAAAGCCAAGAAAAGGGGCAGCTAG
- a CDS encoding glutamate-5-semialdehyde dehydrogenase: MDIRQEMIDMGRRARRASRALAGASGKARSEALLVLADLLESESVAVAEANALDLAVAAERGLDKARVQRLTISEKVLGSMVVGCREVAAMADPVGGIESMTRRPNGMLVGRMRVPLGVVAMIYESRPNATVDAGILCLKAGNAVILRGGSEAFHSNACLAGLMHRALEAAGLPRDAVQVPATTDREAVAELLKLADYIDVVIPRGGEGLIRAVTEQATMPVLKHYKGVCHLFADASCDITRAVPIIDNAKTQYPSGCNALECLLVHRDVAEVLLPRVDKALSAKGVRFRACPRSLPLLGESAEPAAPADWGCEFLDLVLAVRVVDSLDEALDFIAEHGSNHTEAILSENYEHCMRFLREVDASLVVANATTRFNDGAQLGLGAEIGISTSKLHAYGPMGVHELTSAKFVLLGEGQVRE, from the coding sequence ATGGACATACGCCAGGAGATGATTGACATGGGCAGGCGCGCCCGGCGGGCATCGCGGGCGCTGGCCGGGGCGTCCGGCAAGGCCAGGAGCGAGGCGCTGCTGGTGCTGGCCGATCTGTTGGAATCCGAGTCCGTGGCCGTGGCGGAAGCCAACGCCCTGGACCTTGCGGTCGCCGCCGAGCGCGGGCTGGACAAGGCCCGGGTGCAGCGGCTGACCATCAGCGAAAAGGTGTTGGGCTCCATGGTCGTCGGTTGCCGCGAGGTGGCGGCCATGGCCGACCCTGTGGGCGGCATCGAGTCCATGACCCGAAGGCCCAATGGTATGCTGGTGGGGCGTATGCGCGTCCCGCTCGGCGTGGTGGCCATGATCTACGAGTCGCGGCCAAACGCCACGGTGGACGCGGGCATCCTCTGCCTCAAGGCGGGCAACGCGGTCATCCTGCGCGGAGGGTCCGAGGCGTTCCATTCCAACGCCTGTCTGGCAGGGCTCATGCACCGCGCCCTGGAAGCGGCCGGGCTGCCGCGTGACGCGGTCCAGGTGCCCGCCACCACGGACCGCGAGGCCGTGGCCGAGCTGCTCAAGCTCGCCGACTACATCGACGTGGTCATTCCCCGCGGCGGCGAGGGGCTGATCCGGGCCGTGACCGAGCAGGCCACCATGCCGGTGCTCAAGCACTACAAGGGCGTCTGCCACCTCTTTGCCGACGCCTCCTGCGACATCACCCGGGCCGTACCCATCATCGACAACGCCAAGACCCAGTACCCCAGCGGCTGCAACGCCCTGGAGTGCCTGCTGGTCCACCGCGACGTGGCCGAGGTGCTCCTGCCCCGCGTGGACAAGGCCCTGAGCGCCAAGGGGGTGCGTTTCAGGGCGTGCCCGCGCTCCCTGCCCCTGCTGGGCGAGAGCGCCGAACCGGCCGCGCCCGCCGACTGGGGATGCGAGTTCCTCGATCTGGTCCTGGCGGTGCGGGTGGTGGATTCCCTGGACGAGGCCCTGGACTTCATCGCCGAGCACGGCTCCAACCACACCGAGGCCATCCTCAGCGAGAACTACGAGCACTGCATGCGCTTTCTGCGCGAGGTGGACGCCTCCCTGGTGGTGGCCAACGCCACCACCCGCTTCAACGACGGCGCTCAGCTCGGCCTGGGTGCCGAAATCGGCATCTCCACCTCCAAGCTCCACGCCTACGGCCCCATGGGCGTACACGAGCTGACCAGCGCCAAGTTCGTCCTCCTGGGCGAGGGCCAGGTGCGGGAGTAG
- a CDS encoding tetratricopeptide repeat protein, with product MVESKTAGQATLDEIEARVPSSLHPVLEAAFKYRKQIVAGVAAIILAAAAYAAYSGYAARTLAEAQSQLGVIVIEASGQDRLDRLETLLGTAPSSAKAAVLSELAQSAMKLEDWDKAANAWSRLAGVADKEMKIVARLGEAKCLLLAGRADEALTNLKSLAGMVPTGFAAPVYRQLALAAEKAGDTAQALQAYRRLAGEQVSDKPFIDHKIAQLEAN from the coding sequence ATGGTTGAAAGCAAGACCGCCGGACAGGCCACCCTTGACGAGATCGAGGCCCGCGTTCCCTCGTCCCTGCACCCCGTTCTCGAAGCGGCTTTCAAGTACAGAAAGCAGATTGTGGCGGGCGTGGCGGCCATCATCCTCGCGGCCGCGGCCTACGCGGCATACAGCGGCTACGCGGCGCGGACCCTGGCCGAGGCCCAGAGCCAGCTCGGCGTCATCGTCATCGAGGCATCGGGCCAGGACAGGCTCGACAGGCTCGAAACGCTGCTCGGCACAGCGCCCTCGTCGGCCAAAGCCGCCGTGCTCTCGGAACTGGCCCAGTCGGCCATGAAGCTTGAGGACTGGGACAAGGCCGCCAACGCCTGGAGCCGTCTTGCGGGGGTGGCTGACAAGGAGATGAAGATCGTGGCCCGCCTTGGCGAGGCCAAGTGCCTGCTGCTGGCGGGCAGGGCCGACGAGGCTCTGACCAATCTCAAGAGTCTGGCGGGCATGGTTCCGACAGGATTCGCCGCCCCCGTCTACCGCCAGTTGGCCCTGGCCGCCGAGAAGGCGGGCGATACGGCCCAGGCGCTCCAGGCCTATCGCCGACTGGCCGGGGAGCAGGTGTCCGACAAGCCCTTTATCGACCACAAGATCGCCCAGTTGGAAGCGAACTGA
- a CDS encoding sigma-54-dependent Fis family transcriptional regulator: MAHTTQGDSDLSYLVTLKTIQETLKRDAPLEESLNQLLRILAQDMEYVRAFMVIMDPKTENLKLSLTYSPAQTDDVTYSPGRGVIGRVFGSGQSITVPRMSDDKEFLNKAFGRSEEELRKLGFICVPVISRGAGDHEVIGALSVDVPLIPAEDLDAHRQFLEVVAGIIAGHVAQLQEEMAAQNHLLTQGLLAGSADSTPPKDFVAASKAMRLVLRQSRQVAPSRATALLRGQSGTGKELLAEAIHSASPRADKPLIRLNCAALPSELIESELFGHQKGAFTGAFQTKRGLFEVADQGTLFLDEIGELSMDAQAKVLRAIQEKEIQRVGSEQTITVDVRLICATHQPLEELLEKGKFREDLYYRINVFPIFIPPLHERREDILPLAEHFLSEFSSEYGKEVKRISTPAIELLVMYHWPGNVRELKNCIERAVLLCEESVIRTYHLPPTLQSAESSATGINLSFGEAVAKFEQELLVDSLKKTGGNMLQSARDLRVSYRIVNYKVKKYNIDVKKFSQTKKKPRRKLEN; the protein is encoded by the coding sequence ATGGCACACACCACACAAGGCGACTCCGACCTCAGTTATCTGGTCACCCTCAAGACCATTCAGGAAACCCTCAAGCGGGACGCCCCGCTCGAGGAGTCCCTGAACCAGCTCCTGAGGATACTGGCGCAGGATATGGAGTACGTCAGGGCGTTCATGGTCATCATGGACCCCAAGACCGAGAACCTGAAGCTCTCCCTGACCTACAGCCCGGCCCAGACCGACGATGTGACCTATTCACCGGGCCGGGGAGTCATCGGCCGCGTCTTCGGCTCGGGCCAATCCATCACCGTGCCGCGCATGTCCGACGACAAGGAATTCCTCAACAAAGCCTTCGGCCGTAGCGAGGAGGAGTTGCGCAAGCTCGGTTTCATCTGCGTGCCGGTCATCAGCCGTGGCGCGGGCGACCATGAGGTCATCGGTGCGCTTTCGGTGGACGTGCCCCTCATCCCTGCCGAGGACCTCGACGCCCACCGCCAGTTCCTGGAGGTGGTGGCGGGCATCATCGCGGGCCATGTGGCCCAGCTTCAGGAAGAGATGGCCGCCCAGAACCACCTGCTCACCCAGGGACTGTTGGCGGGCAGCGCGGACTCCACGCCACCCAAGGACTTTGTGGCGGCGAGCAAGGCCATGCGCCTGGTGCTGCGCCAGTCGCGCCAGGTTGCCCCCAGCCGGGCCACGGCCCTGCTGCGCGGCCAGTCCGGCACGGGCAAGGAGCTTCTGGCAGAGGCCATCCATTCCGCCAGCCCCAGGGCGGACAAACCCCTCATCCGACTCAACTGCGCGGCCCTGCCCTCGGAGCTCATCGAGTCCGAGCTGTTCGGACACCAGAAGGGCGCTTTCACCGGAGCTTTCCAGACCAAGCGCGGCCTGTTCGAGGTGGCTGACCAGGGAACCCTGTTCCTCGACGAGATAGGCGAACTGTCCATGGACGCCCAGGCCAAGGTGCTGCGCGCCATCCAGGAAAAGGAAATCCAGCGCGTTGGCAGCGAGCAGACCATCACCGTGGATGTGCGCCTCATCTGCGCCACGCACCAGCCCCTTGAGGAACTGCTTGAAAAAGGCAAATTCCGCGAGGACCTCTACTACCGCATCAACGTCTTCCCCATTTTCATTCCGCCTCTGCACGAGCGCCGCGAGGACATCCTGCCCCTGGCCGAACATTTTCTTAGCGAGTTTTCCAGCGAGTACGGCAAGGAGGTCAAGCGCATCTCCACACCTGCCATCGAGCTGCTGGTCATGTACCACTGGCCCGGCAATGTGCGCGAACTCAAGAACTGCATCGAACGCGCCGTGTTGTTGTGCGAGGAGTCGGTCATCCGCACCTACCACCTGCCGCCAACGCTCCAGTCGGCCGAAAGCTCGGCCACTGGCATCAACCTCTCCTTTGGCGAGGCGGTGGCCAAGTTCGAACAGGAACTGCTGGTGGACTCGCTCAAGAAGACCGGCGGCAACATGCTCCAATCCGCCCGCGATCTGCGCGTCTCCTACCGTATCGTCAACTACAAGGTGAAGAAATACAACATCGACGTGAAGAAGTTCTCGCAGACCAAGAAGAAGCCTCGCAGAAAGCTGGAGAACTGA
- a CDS encoding indolepyruvate oxidoreductase subunit beta has protein sequence MHHVKPIRIFMTGVGGQGTLTATTLLARTVLAAGLPVTSGEIHGMAQRGGVVESTVLIGCKSPKIGHGEADILLGFEPMETVRALPYLKRGGLALSSTEFMPPLSVAMGKQECPSLDEIKAQVAACTDQARFMNSQTLGIQAGAVQSGNIALLGALCATGALPFGPEALAATIKANFPAKIQAVNLKALELGVAALNA, from the coding sequence ATGCACCACGTCAAGCCCATACGCATATTCATGACCGGCGTGGGCGGCCAGGGAACCCTGACCGCCACCACCCTTCTGGCCAGGACCGTGCTCGCCGCCGGTCTGCCCGTCACCTCCGGGGAAATCCACGGCATGGCCCAGCGCGGCGGTGTGGTCGAATCCACCGTGCTCATTGGCTGCAAGTCGCCCAAGATCGGCCACGGCGAGGCGGACATCCTCCTGGGTTTTGAACCCATGGAGACCGTGCGCGCCCTGCCCTACCTCAAGCGCGGCGGCTTGGCGCTCTCCAGCACCGAGTTCATGCCCCCGCTCTCGGTGGCCATGGGCAAGCAGGAGTGCCCGAGCCTTGACGAGATCAAGGCCCAGGTAGCCGCCTGCACGGATCAGGCTCGCTTCATGAACAGCCAGACGCTGGGCATCCAGGCGGGGGCTGTCCAAAGCGGCAACATCGCCCTGCTTGGCGCCCTGTGCGCCACCGGGGCGCTGCCCTTCGGCCCTGAGGCCCTTGCGGCGACCATCAAGGCAAACTTCCCGGCCAAGATCCAGGCCGTCAACCTCAAAGCGCTGGAACTCGGCGTGGCCGCGCTCAACGCCTAG
- a CDS encoding glycosyltransferase family 2 protein, translating into MHNAARLVSRLVSRTRNSGYLPPDHATAAAATLLEARPLTPPLAALGSALVRHAATFDPFDRDTLRLAGDVNRTLGHPPMDNWLAKAQRLTAGEPVPENIAPPDPRSAGPADLLAHVQAQPANAHRYPLLLALWRLGARDQLIRAIEIVAASPSGLLAGTMLAWGAWNAGEPLLARMLLDEAVPAFPGHNLRARMALDQGDRATARAHLLASLDAEPFQPAVIEQLAEMATDRAGTNPGPDTHICLYSWNKPDMLADTMASLAATRLGQAQVTVLNNGTTVCPPDELERRVLQAAPGLAASLAFVHLPVNVGAPAARNWLLALPDVRSARLVAFLDDDVLLPPHWLTRLTSSLTRFPEAAAAGCKCVNQGVRTIQYAFRNLAEVGQRRIRFTPNAPTLMDMGQFDAARPCLTVMGCCHLLHRERLDRLGVPDFGVRFSPSQVDDIEHDMQIWKAGGQVVYDGGVSVVHLQETGATRTRASLAQAHANHHKLEHTFDPDDLVRMDKATGRADRLHFTRSLGAVLPALGGPAGAFWRMLHPLLLEALAD; encoded by the coding sequence ATGCACAACGCCGCCCGCCTCGTCTCGCGTCTGGTGAGCCGCACCCGAAACAGCGGGTATCTCCCCCCGGACCACGCCACGGCCGCAGCCGCGACCCTGCTTGAAGCCCGGCCCCTGACCCCGCCCCTGGCGGCCCTGGGCAGCGCCCTGGTACGCCATGCCGCCACCTTTGACCCCTTTGACCGCGACACCTTGAGGCTGGCCGGGGACGTGAACCGGACCCTGGGCCACCCGCCCATGGACAATTGGCTGGCCAAGGCCCAACGGTTGACTGCCGGCGAACCCGTGCCGGAAAACATCGCGCCGCCCGACCCGCGTTCAGCCGGACCCGCCGATCTGCTTGCCCATGTGCAGGCCCAGCCCGCCAATGCCCACCGCTACCCGCTCCTGCTCGCTCTGTGGCGCCTTGGAGCTCGCGACCAGTTGATCAGGGCCATCGAAATCGTGGCCGCCTCCCCCTCGGGGCTGTTGGCCGGAACCATGCTCGCCTGGGGAGCCTGGAACGCGGGCGAACCGCTGCTGGCCCGGATGCTGCTCGACGAGGCGGTGCCGGCCTTTCCCGGTCACAACCTTCGCGCCCGCATGGCCCTGGACCAGGGCGACAGGGCCACGGCCCGCGCCCACCTGCTGGCATCCCTTGACGCCGAGCCGTTCCAGCCCGCCGTTATCGAGCAGTTGGCCGAGATGGCAACGGACCGCGCCGGGACCAACCCCGGACCGGACACCCACATCTGCCTCTACTCCTGGAACAAACCGGACATGCTGGCCGACACCATGGCCTCTCTGGCTGCCACGCGGCTTGGACAGGCGCAGGTGACCGTCCTCAACAACGGCACCACCGTCTGCCCGCCGGACGAGTTGGAACGCCGGGTGCTACAGGCCGCGCCCGGACTCGCCGCATCGCTTGCCTTTGTCCACCTGCCGGTCAACGTGGGCGCTCCGGCTGCCCGAAATTGGCTGCTCGCCCTGCCCGATGTGCGCTCCGCCCGTTTGGTGGCCTTTCTCGACGACGATGTGCTCCTGCCGCCCCACTGGCTGACCCGGCTCACGTCCAGCCTGACCCGCTTCCCCGAGGCCGCCGCCGCAGGCTGCAAATGCGTCAACCAAGGAGTGCGGACCATCCAGTACGCCTTCCGCAACCTCGCTGAGGTGGGCCAGCGCAGAATCCGTTTTACGCCCAATGCGCCCACCCTCATGGACATGGGGCAGTTCGATGCGGCCCGCCCCTGCCTGACGGTCATGGGCTGCTGCCACCTGCTCCACAGGGAGCGGCTGGACCGGCTCGGCGTACCGGACTTTGGCGTGCGCTTCTCCCCATCCCAGGTGGACGACATTGAGCATGACATGCAGATATGGAAGGCGGGCGGCCAGGTGGTCTACGATGGCGGCGTGTCCGTGGTCCACCTCCAGGAAACCGGCGCCACGCGTACCAGGGCCTCCCTGGCCCAGGCCCACGCCAACCACCACAAGCTCGAACACACCTTTGACCCTGACGACCTCGTACGCATGGACAAGGCCACTGGCCGCGCCGACCGGCTCCACTTCACACGCTCCCTGGGAGCGGTGCTGCCCGCCCTGGGCGGCCCGGCAGGAGCGTTCTGGCGCATGCTCCATCCCCTGCTCCTCGAAGCCCTGGCCGACTGA